In Arthrobacter sp. SLBN-83, one DNA window encodes the following:
- a CDS encoding beta-ketoacyl-ACP synthase III — MKLTLAQGPAGTEIAGLGHAQPARIMDNHELEGMMDTSDEWIRQRTGIVTRHIAGEGETVVDLAIPAARMALGDSGVAAQDIDLVVVATTTAAERSPNTAGRVAQALCLGRDGRGPAIMDVNTACSGFEYALGVADQAIRSGSASHAIVVGAETLSAVTDWTDRATAVLTADGAGAAVVRPSNTARIGPVVWGSEGGMADAVTISPPLGRFSQNGREVLRWALTKAPERAREIVARAGLSLDDIQVLAAHQANLRIIEPLADALGLTDRIVITDVTESGNTSAASVPLGLSKWWHAGKIPADVPALLFGFGGGFTYAGMVAMTPRRD; from the coding sequence ATGAAGCTCACGCTTGCCCAAGGTCCGGCAGGGACAGAGATTGCCGGGCTCGGCCATGCCCAGCCCGCGCGCATCATGGACAACCATGAACTCGAAGGCATGATGGACACCAGCGATGAGTGGATCCGCCAGCGCACCGGCATCGTGACCCGGCACATCGCCGGTGAAGGCGAAACCGTGGTGGACCTCGCAATCCCCGCAGCCCGGATGGCGCTGGGCGATTCGGGAGTCGCTGCGCAGGACATTGACCTCGTGGTGGTGGCCACCACGACGGCGGCCGAGCGGTCCCCGAACACTGCGGGCCGGGTGGCCCAGGCGCTTTGCCTGGGCAGGGACGGCCGGGGACCGGCGATCATGGACGTCAACACAGCCTGCTCCGGGTTCGAGTACGCCCTGGGCGTGGCGGACCAGGCCATTCGCAGCGGCAGCGCGTCCCACGCAATTGTGGTCGGCGCCGAGACCCTCTCAGCCGTGACGGACTGGACGGACCGTGCGACGGCGGTGCTGACCGCCGACGGTGCCGGCGCCGCCGTCGTGCGCCCGTCCAACACGGCCCGCATTGGCCCGGTGGTCTGGGGCTCGGAGGGCGGCATGGCTGACGCTGTCACCATCTCCCCGCCATTGGGCAGGTTTTCGCAGAACGGGCGTGAAGTGCTGCGCTGGGCCCTCACCAAGGCCCCGGAACGCGCCCGCGAAATCGTGGCGCGCGCCGGCTTGTCACTGGACGACATCCAGGTCCTCGCCGCGCACCAGGCCAACCTGCGCATCATCGAACCGCTCGCGGACGCTCTGGGCCTGACGGACCGGATCGTCATCACCGACGTGACGGAGTCGGGTAACACCTCCGCCGCCAGCGTGCCGCTGGGGTTGAGCAAATGGTGGCACGCCGGGAAGATCCCGGCAGATGTCCCCGCACTGCTGTTTGGATTCGGCGGCGGATTCACGTACGCGGGCATGGTGGCCATGACGCCGCGCAGGGACTGA